One Triticum dicoccoides isolate Atlit2015 ecotype Zavitan chromosome 5B, WEW_v2.0, whole genome shotgun sequence genomic window carries:
- the LOC119308722 gene encoding uncharacterized protein LOC119308722 isoform X1 — protein sequence MKASLKLRDDAGPLLRAKLPVELFSVPAVASLTAGDPADLRLSLATAVPALPSLRLSYAPNRPAGSSPLSASLVLGYGPGGCPSAPGASAITMVVEVSAAGALSFSLALKPSLGDFAVRKRFYSDGAGGGMSASEVAMRSVVPVRGGAAAARVRWGVRIPAEMTTGVEAGAAGVMLRRLPFLVLGKVTVERRAGKPAPEVAQQEEAAVEKVRRENEKLRREMEELRATAGQRREKETVALAGAGRSGGGRSPGMSTKRDGVDVGPQVNPAS from the coding sequence ATGAAGGCGTCGCTGAAGCTCCGGGACGACGCGGGGCCGCTGCTCCGCGCGAAGCTCCCCGTCGAGCTCTTCTCCGTGCCCGCCGTTGCCTCGCTCACCGCCGGCGATCCGGCCGACCTCCGCCTCTCCCTCGCCACGGCCGTCCCGGCGCTCCCGTCCCTACGCCTCTCCTACGCGCCCAACCGCCCCGCGGGCTCCTCCCCGCTCTCCGCCTCGCTCGTCCTCGGCTACGGCCCCGGCGGCTGCCCCTCCGCGCCCGGCGCCTCCGCCATCACCATGGTCGTCGAGGTCAGCGCCGCGGGCGCGCTCTCCTTCTCGCTGGCCCTCAAGCCCTCGCTCGGCGACTTCGCCGTGCGCAAGCGGTTCTATTCGGACGGCGCGGGAGGCGGGATGTCGGCGTCGGAGGTGGCGATGAGGAGCGTCGTGCCTgtgcgcggcggcgcggcggcggcgagggtccGGTGGGGCGTGAGGATACCCGCCGAGATGACCACCGGcgtggaggccggcgccgccgGGGTGATGCTGCGGAGGCTGCCTTTCTTGGTTCTCGGCAAGGTCACGGTGGAGAGGCGGGCGGGGAAGCCGGCGCCGGAGGTTGCGCAGCaagaggaggcggcggtggagaaGGTGAGGAGAGAGAACGAGAAGCTGAGGCGGGAGATGGAGGAGCTCCGGGCGACAGCGGGGCAGAGGAGAGAGAAGGAGACGGTGGCGTTGGCCGGTGCCGGCCGGAGCGGTGGCGGAAGGTCGCCGGGGATGAGTACGAAACGGGACGGCGTTGATGTAGGGCCGCAAGTGAATCCTGCGAGCTAG
- the LOC119308721 gene encoding enoyl-[acyl-carrier-protein] reductase [NADH] 2, chloroplastic: protein MGASAATGMQMVAARPCIPACQRMLGSRSVVSAFGRALSTRTGFASCVKTASAGPLISVSRKRFALRAMSQGAIQGLPIDLRGKRAFIAGVADDNGYGWAIAKALAAAGAEILVGTWVPALNIFETSLRRGKFDESRKLPDGSLMEITKVYPLDAVFDSLEDVPEDVKANKRYAGSSKWTVKEVAETVKDDFGSIDILVHSLANGPEVTKPLLETSRSGYLAAVSASSYSFISLLQHFLPIMNPGGASISLTYIASERTIPGYGGGMSSAKAALESDTRVLAFEAGRKGKIRVNTISAGPLGSRAAKAIGFIEKMIEYSYVNAPLQKELLAEEVGNAAAFLVSPLASAITGSTVYVDNGLNTMALAVDSPTLST, encoded by the exons ATGGGTGCATCTGCAGCTACCGGCATGCAGATGGTGGCGGCGCGCCCTTGCATCCCAGCTTGCCAGCGAATGCTTGGGTCGAGATCTGTAGTTTCTGCATTCGGAAGGGCACTCAGCACCAGAACTGGCTTTGCAAGCTGTGTTAAGACTGCGTCAGCAGGACCGCTCATTTCTGTAAGCCGCAAGAGGTTTGCTCTCAGGGCGATGTCTCAGGGAGCTATCCAGGGCCTCCCCATTGATCTCAGAG GTAAAAGAGCATTTATTGCTGGAGTCGCTGATGATAATGGTTATGGCTGGGCAATAGCCAAGGCTCTTGCTGCAGCTGGTGCTGAAATTCTTGTTGGTACATGGGTGCCT GCACTGAACATATTTGAGACAAGCTTGAGACGTGGAAAGTTTGACGAATCACGGAA GCTGCCTGATGGATCCCTTATGGAGATTACTAAAGTTTATCCACTGGATGCTGTTTTTGACTCCCTGGAGGATGTTCCTGAAGAT GTTAAAGCAAATAAGAGGTACGCAGGATCCTCAAAATGGACTGTGAAG GAAGTTGCTGAAACTGTGAAGGATGATTTCGGCAGCATTGATATCCTTGTGCATTCTCTTGCCAATGGTCCTGAG GTAACAAAGCCCTTGCTGGAGACATCAAGAAGTGGCTATCTTGCTGCAGTTTCAGCATCTAGTTACTCGTTCATCTCTTTACTTCAGCATTTCCTTCCCATCATGAATCCAG GAGGTGCTAGTATCTCTTTGACCTACATTGCTTCGGAAAGGACAATCCCTGG CTATGGCGGTGGCATGAGTTCAGCAAAGGCAGCACTTGAGAGTGATACAAGA GTTCTTGCTTTTGAAGCAGGGCGAAAGGGCAAAATCAGAGTGAACACTATATCAGCAG GTCCCCTGGGGAGCAGAGCTGCAAAAGCTATTGGATTCATCGAGAAGATGATAGAGTACTCTTATGTTAACGCACCATTGCAGAAGGAGCTCTTGGCAG AGGAAGTGGGGAACGCAGCAGCATTCTTGGTGTCTCCGTTGGCATCTGCAATCACTGGTTCAACTGTTTATGTCGACAATGGACTCAACACGATGGCGCTCGCGGTTGACAGTCCTACTTTGTCTACATAA
- the LOC119305468 gene encoding 11 kDa late embryogenesis abundant protein-like gives MQGGKSSSAVGAAKEAVANVGASAWAGKEKTMAVVQETVNKAKAHDPAAKAEAEARKQERIHEAEAAKRDAMRHNAAAKEHATAASYHPTPGSAVDARDVEVEGAAAPRAGSSDDSYLGARHAVGEDGGHQLPARGTAGGHSA, from the coding sequence ATGCAGGGCGGGAAGAGCTCGAGCGCGGTGGGCGCGGCCAAGGAGGCGGTGGCGAACGTGGGCGCGTCGGCGTGGGCGGGCAAGGAGAAGACCATGGCCGTGGTGCAGGAGACGGTGAACAAGGCCAAGGCGCACGACCCGGCGGCCAAGGCGGAGGCGGAGGCCAGGAAGCAGGAGCGGATCCACGAGGCAGAGGCCGCCAAGCGGGACGCcatgcgccacaacgccgccgccaAGGAGCACGCCACTGCTGCGTCCTACCACCCCACCCCCGGCTCCGCCGTCGATGCCCGCGACGTGGAGGTGGAGGGCGCGGCCGCCCCGCGCGCGGGGAGCAGCGACGACAGCTACCTGGGGGCGAGGCACGCGGTGGGCGAGGACGGCGGTCACCAGCTGCCCGCGCGCGGCACGGCTGGCGGCCACTCCGCGTGA
- the LOC119308722 gene encoding uncharacterized protein LOC119308722 isoform X2, which yields MKASLKLRDDAGPLLRAKLPVELFSVPAVASLTAGDPADLRLSLATAVPALPSLRLSYAPNRPAGSSPLSASLVLGYGPGGCPSAPGASAITMVVEVSAAGALSFSLALKPSLGDFAVRKRFYSDGAGGGMSASEVAMRSVVPVRGGAAAARVRWGVRIPAEMTTGVEAGAAGVMLRRLPFLVLGKVTVERRAGKPAPEVAQQEEAAVEKVRRENEKLRREMEELRATAGQRREKETVALAGAGRSGGGRSPGMSTKRDGVDASPQQP from the exons ATGAAGGCGTCGCTGAAGCTCCGGGACGACGCGGGGCCGCTGCTCCGCGCGAAGCTCCCCGTCGAGCTCTTCTCCGTGCCCGCCGTTGCCTCGCTCACCGCCGGCGATCCGGCCGACCTCCGCCTCTCCCTCGCCACGGCCGTCCCGGCGCTCCCGTCCCTACGCCTCTCCTACGCGCCCAACCGCCCCGCGGGCTCCTCCCCGCTCTCCGCCTCGCTCGTCCTCGGCTACGGCCCCGGCGGCTGCCCCTCCGCGCCCGGCGCCTCCGCCATCACCATGGTCGTCGAGGTCAGCGCCGCGGGCGCGCTCTCCTTCTCGCTGGCCCTCAAGCCCTCGCTCGGCGACTTCGCCGTGCGCAAGCGGTTCTATTCGGACGGCGCGGGAGGCGGGATGTCGGCGTCGGAGGTGGCGATGAGGAGCGTCGTGCCTgtgcgcggcggcgcggcggcggcgagggtccGGTGGGGCGTGAGGATACCCGCCGAGATGACCACCGGcgtggaggccggcgccgccgGGGTGATGCTGCGGAGGCTGCCTTTCTTGGTTCTCGGCAAGGTCACGGTGGAGAGGCGGGCGGGGAAGCCGGCGCCGGAGGTTGCGCAGCaagaggaggcggcggtggagaaGGTGAGGAGAGAGAACGAGAAGCTGAGGCGGGAGATGGAGGAGCTCCGGGCGACAGCGGGGCAGAGGAGAGAGAAGGAGACGGTGGCGTTGGCCGGTGCCGGCCGGAGCGGTGGCGGAAGGTCGCCGGGGATGAGTACGAAACGGGACGGCGTTGAT GCATCACCACAACAGCCATAA